A region from the Aegilops tauschii subsp. strangulata cultivar AL8/78 chromosome 5, Aet v6.0, whole genome shotgun sequence genome encodes:
- the LOC141022849 gene encoding protein FAR1-RELATED SEQUENCE 5-like, with product MAEERVWAAAAIQPANGTGRGGSGRWIFSASWLQGPVAVVPCCWLGLVWGLGKGRVAGRALWASAVLQPGLCGQRSVVVVASCSRRCAYGARSSAGAGGATPAACATGTAQILVTYFRLFLTLQSSSFTPECDEHLKPKVGMTFEGLEAVEKFYKAYAHQSGFGVRIGQQKKIENKVVRTKRFMCNREGFKSKDIKEINDPLRKRRKQTDTRCGCDAHIFVRLCGENTYKIDSWIEHHVHGLVSPDKRHLIRSNRRVSERAKNTLYTCHKASIGTSQAYRLLQVSKGGILNAGCTKRDLQNYYRGLRYKIRDADAQMFVAQLARKQEVNSAFFYDFEVNDEGNLVRVFWADATSRKNYSHFGDVISFDSTYTTNQYNMIFTPFTGVNHHLQSVLFGAGFLSNEKDESYIWLFQTFLKAMGGVAPRLIITDEAASIKNGIDKVLPATMHRLCMWHIMEKVPEKVGPLIREDSEFWPRLNSCVWGSETASEFESQWNSIITDFGLEDNEWLAKRFTIRDTWIPAYFMDISLAGLLRTTSRSESANYFFNRFIHRRLAFVEFWLRFDTALECQCEEELMADNRSMHTTPQLFTPWTMEKQGSEVFTYEVFEKFQLQVIAARDNCCVQGIAQGVGLKMVTLRGRSDKVREVSYDTTTMIANCPCKLFESIGIPCRHIIQVLRIENQNELPNYYIMKRWQKWCKRENVYDEQGNLLEEKPTDSLDAATRKKISTVRDKMEELIQKAKHSNEGMDFLTSSVLSIEAPLDQMVPAATQNTRQEEYEAFIGCNIPTEVHIHPPTDVRTVGRCKRIKSGKEIKEGDRKRKDKEAKLKVARLCKTCKQMVFHDSRNCPSKTIQGKRSLIAEDVQPNGAS from the exons ATGGCGGAGGAGCGCGTCTGGGCAGCGGCGGCGATTCAGCCGGCGAACGGCACGGGCCGCGGCGGCTCTGGCCGGTGGATCTTCTCTGCTTCTTGGCTGCAGGGGCCGGTGGCGGTGGTGCCCTGCTGCTGGCTAGGGCTCGTCTGGGGCCTTGGCAAGGGCAGGGTGGCGGGGCGTGCCTTGTGGGCTTCAGCGGTGCTACAGCCGGGGCTGTGCGGGCAGCGTAGCGTGGTGGTGGTGGCCTCCTGCTCCCGGAGATGTGCCTATGGTGCGCGGAGCTCGGCGGGAGCTGGTGGTGCGACGCCGGCCGCATGCGCGACAGGGACGGCGCAGATCTTGG TTACTTATTTCCGTTTATTCTTGACATTGCAGTCTTCTTCTTTTACACCTGAATGTGATGAGCATTTGAAGCCTAAAGTGGGTATGACATTTGAAGGACTCGAGGCCGTGGAGAAGTTCTACAAGGCATATGCACATCAATCAGGTTTTGGCGTTCGTATTGGACAGCAGAAAAAGATTGAGAATAAGGTGGTCCGGACTAAGCGTTTCATGTGTAATAGAGAAGGATTCAAGTCAAAAGATATTAAGGAGATTAATGACCCCTTGAGGAAAAGACGTAAGCAGACAGACACGCGATGCGGTTGTGATGCCCATATATTTGTTAGACTTTGTGGGGAGAACACCTACAAGATAGACTCATGGATTGAGCATCATGTTCATGGTCTTGTATCACCTGATAAGCGTCATTTGATCAGATCCAATCGTAGAGTTAGTGAGAGGGCAAAGAATACTTTATACACATGTCATAAGGCAAGCATTGGAACCTCCCAGGCATACAGGCTCCTGCAAGTTAGCAAGGGTGGAATTCTGAATGCTGGGTGCACAAAGAGGGACTTGCAAAATTACTATCGCGGACTCAGGTATAAAATCAGAGACGCAGATGCTCAAATGTTTGTGGCCCAATTAGCTAGAAAGCAGGAAGTGAATTCAGCATTTTTCTATGATTTTGAGGTGAATGATGAGGGGAACCTGGTGCGTGTGTTCTGGGCGGATGCCACAAGTAGGAAGAACTATAGTCACTTTGGTGATGTGATATCCTTCGATTCTACATACACCACTAATCAGTACAACATGATATTTACACCATTTACAGGGGTTAATCATCACTTACAAAGTGTCCTTTTTGGTGCTGGATTCTTATCAAATGAGAAGGATGAGTCATACATTTGGTTATTTCAGACCTTCCTAAAAGCAATGGGAGGGGTAGCACCTAGACTCATCATAACTGATGAAGCTGCTAGCATCAAGAATGGTATTGACAAAGTTCTTCCAGCCACTATGCATAGGTTATGCATGTGGCATATAATGGAAAAGGTGCCTGAAAAAGTTGGACCTTTGATTAGAGAAGATTCTGAATTTTGGCCGAGGTTGAACTCATGTGTTTGGGGTTCAGAAACTGCAAGTGAGTTTGAATCACAATGGAATTCCATCATTACAGATTTTGGGTTGGAGGATAACGAGTGGTTAGCTAAGAGGTTTACCATTAGAGATACATGGATACCAGCCTACTTTATGGATATATCTCTTGCGGGCTTGCTCCGAACCACTTCAAGGTCAGAAAGTGCAAATTATTTTTTCAACCGTTTCATTCATCGTAGGCTTGCTTTTGTTGAGTTCTGGCTTAGGTTCGACACAGCTTTAGAATGCCAATGTGAGGAAGAATTAATGGCAGACAATAGAAGCATGCATACCACCCCACAACTATTTACGCCATGGACAATGGAGAAACAAGGTAGTGAGGTATTCACATATGAGGTATTCGAGAAATTTCAGCTACAAGTTATTGCTGCTAGAGATAATTGTTGTGTTCAGGGTATTGCACAAGGTGTGGGGTTAAAAATGGTGACCCTGAGAGGTCGATCTGATAAGGTTAGGGAGGTCTCCTATGACACTACAACCATGATAGCAAATTGTCCGTGCAAGTTATTTGAGTCAATCGGTATTCCATGTCGACATATTATCCAAGTGTTGAGGATTGAGAACCAAAACGAGCTTCCCAACTACTACATTATGAAAAGATGGCAGAAATGGTGCAAGAG GGAGAATGTTTATGATGAACAGGGGAACCTACTAGAAGAAAAGCCCACAGATTCACTAGATGCAGCCACGAGAAAGAAGATTTCGACTGTACGTGATAAGATGGAAGAGCTGATTCAAAAGGCAAAGCACTCAAATGAAGGCATGGACTTCTTAACATCAAGTGTGTTGAGCATTGAGGCGCctttagaccaaatggtccctgcAGCCACACAGAACACTAGGCAAGAGGAATATGAGGCTTTTATTGGTTGTAATATTCCTACAGAAGTTCATATACATCCACCAACTGATGTTCGTACCGTGGGGAGATGCAAAAGAATAAAGAGTGGAAAGGAGATCAAGGAGGGTGATAGGAAAAGGAAGGACAAAGAAGCGAAGTTAAAGGTTGCACGCTTGTGCAAGACATGCAAGCAAATGGTGTTTCATGATAGTCGCAATTGTCCAAGCAAAACTATTCAAGGGAAAAGGAGCTTGATTGCGGAAGATGTGCAACCAAATGGTGCTTCCTGA